In Halobacteriovorax marinus SJ, the following proteins share a genomic window:
- the secF gene encoding protein translocase subunit SecF — protein MFEIISNNTKINFVNKFSITTVISLLLVSVSLFGIITKMNYGVDFRGGAEIQLKFKESINLDGLRKELADAGFKGIAAQTIGERSQNEFLVKVQGDETNLNQITEKVSETLLASYASKGVEVRKVDIVGPKAGAQLRISGFQAMLWALIAIMIYIGLRFDFKYSPGAIVALFHDVTIILGVFAFFNVEFTLQTVAALLAVIGYSVNDTVIVYDRVREHEEKNSALDLASHINNAVNETLSRTIMTSLTTLFVSVVMYFFGGLAIRDFFLAISLGVLIGTYSSIFVAAPVTLFFDRVKGSQEKNTANA, from the coding sequence ATGTTTGAAATTATAAGTAACAATACAAAGATTAATTTCGTAAATAAGTTTTCAATTACTACAGTAATCTCTTTACTCTTAGTTTCTGTTTCCCTCTTTGGAATCATTACTAAGATGAATTACGGTGTTGACTTTAGAGGTGGTGCCGAGATTCAACTTAAGTTTAAAGAGTCAATTAACCTTGATGGATTAAGAAAAGAATTGGCCGATGCTGGATTTAAGGGAATTGCTGCTCAGACAATTGGTGAGCGCTCACAAAATGAATTCTTAGTTAAGGTTCAAGGTGATGAGACAAATCTAAATCAGATCACTGAGAAGGTTTCTGAAACACTTCTAGCTTCTTACGCTTCTAAAGGTGTTGAAGTTCGTAAGGTTGATATCGTTGGTCCAAAGGCCGGTGCTCAGCTTCGAATCTCAGGGTTCCAAGCAATGCTCTGGGCCCTTATTGCCATTATGATTTATATTGGTCTTAGATTTGACTTTAAATACTCACCAGGTGCAATCGTTGCTCTTTTCCATGACGTAACAATTATCTTAGGTGTATTTGCATTCTTCAATGTTGAATTTACTCTGCAAACTGTTGCTGCTCTTTTAGCGGTTATTGGTTACTCAGTAAACGATACGGTTATTGTTTACGATAGAGTAAGAGAGCACGAAGAGAAGAATTCAGCTCTAGATCTTGCTTCACATATTAACAACGCTGTTAATGAAACACTTTCTAGAACAATAATGACATCACTTACAACGCTATTTGTATCTGTTGTTATGTACTTCTTTGGTGGATTGGCCATTAGAGACTTCTTCCTAGCTATTTCTCTAGGTGTTCTCATTGGTACATATTCTTCTATTTTCGTAGCAGCTCCTGTTACTCTCTTCTTTGATAGAGTTAAGGGTTCTCAGGAGAAGAATACTGCTAACGCTTAA
- a CDS encoding penicillin-insensitive murein endopeptidase, translating into MKIIISIAFLLLSHNLLASEAIGFYSNGTLVNAASIDDYSGHYEKLFRSRKRLYATDYLFNFLFDFSEEFIADHPDTEKFQLGDISALNGGKISRHASHQNGLDIDIVYLRVNKRGQDVDYPEWKEYFVKNGVVTKNFDLTKNWELFKLIVSKGDVGRIFVDKAVKKAFCNEYSSSRNRLDLETLRRLRPAKYHLTHFHLRLKCHSSFKRCQKQADPANNSGCNELLIESLE; encoded by the coding sequence ATGAAAATCATCATATCAATTGCTTTCTTATTATTAAGTCACAATCTATTGGCGTCTGAGGCCATTGGCTTTTATTCTAATGGTACCTTAGTGAATGCTGCCTCTATCGATGATTACTCTGGTCACTACGAAAAACTTTTTAGAAGTAGAAAGAGACTCTACGCAACAGACTATCTCTTCAATTTTCTCTTTGATTTTAGTGAAGAGTTTATTGCCGATCACCCTGACACTGAGAAATTTCAATTAGGTGATATCTCAGCTTTGAATGGTGGTAAAATCTCTAGACATGCCTCACATCAAAATGGTCTTGATATAGATATCGTATATCTACGAGTTAATAAAAGAGGTCAGGATGTAGATTACCCTGAATGGAAGGAATACTTTGTTAAAAACGGAGTAGTCACTAAGAATTTTGATCTCACTAAGAATTGGGAACTCTTTAAATTAATTGTTTCTAAGGGAGATGTGGGTCGAATCTTTGTTGACAAGGCCGTTAAGAAGGCCTTTTGCAACGAATATTCTAGCTCTAGGAATAGGTTAGATTTAGAGACTTTGAGACGTCTTCGTCCAGCAAAATATCACTTAACTCATTTTCACTTAAGACTAAAGTGCCACTCCAGCTTTAAGCGCTGTCAAAAACAAGCTGATCCTGCAAATAATAGTGGATGTAACGAGCTTTTAATTGAGAGTTTAGAGTAG
- a CDS encoding tRNA threonylcarbamoyladenosine dehydratase, with protein MFSRNIGLITEEDQRNLHATHVLIAGSGGMGGVCAEVLVRMGTGELTLIDHDRYEETNFNRQIHSNKNTIGKFKVEVLKEEFLKINPNLKIRVFTEKVTLENINELLEGVNYVVNGMDEMYNSLILERTARRKDITIVDAWLTPYASVFVMTPDSPHWEDFLDLPTKGIPLEELTPEICNEAVDIEVDYTFSHFSPYEIIDRKLVKDIVYKREKRPSFAPVVWLSGVLMANEVFKLACNKSHTDYRGIFFDQYEMQLTQGAINKIKKAA; from the coding sequence ATGTTTTCAAGAAATATTGGTTTAATAACTGAAGAAGATCAAAGAAACCTACATGCAACCCATGTGCTTATTGCAGGAAGTGGTGGAATGGGAGGAGTATGTGCTGAGGTTCTAGTTCGTATGGGTACTGGAGAATTAACACTCATAGATCACGACCGTTATGAAGAAACTAATTTTAATCGACAAATACATTCCAACAAAAACACTATTGGTAAATTTAAAGTAGAAGTTCTTAAAGAAGAGTTTTTAAAAATTAACCCAAATTTAAAAATAAGAGTCTTCACTGAGAAAGTTACTCTAGAGAATATTAATGAACTCTTAGAGGGAGTTAACTATGTTGTTAATGGTATGGATGAAATGTACAACTCACTTATATTGGAGAGAACTGCTAGAAGAAAAGATATTACAATCGTCGATGCATGGCTAACTCCATATGCAAGTGTTTTCGTGATGACACCAGACTCTCCTCACTGGGAAGATTTCTTAGACCTTCCAACTAAAGGTATTCCACTCGAAGAACTCACACCTGAGATTTGCAATGAAGCTGTCGATATTGAAGTTGATTATACATTTTCTCACTTTAGTCCCTATGAAATTATAGATAGAAAACTCGTTAAGGATATTGTTTATAAGAGAGAAAAACGTCCCTCATTCGCTCCTGTCGTATGGCTAAGTGGAGTATTGATGGCCAATGAGGTTTTTAAACTCGCCTGTAACAAGTCACATACTGACTATAGAGGTATCTTCTTTGATCAATATGAAATGCAGCTTACTCAAGGCGCCATTAATAAGATAAAAAAGGCCGCGTAA
- a CDS encoding YcgN family cysteine cluster protein codes for MFWKEKSLIQLSASEWESLCDGCGKCCLVKLEDPDTFEVAYTACSCSLLDIEKVQCQKYENRFEAVPECLKITPENIEKLDYLPSSCAYRLVAKGEDLPEWHHLISGELGLVHSLGKSVADWCVPIDQVDEDDLVDMIIEIED; via the coding sequence ATGTTTTGGAAAGAAAAGTCTTTAATTCAATTATCTGCTTCTGAGTGGGAATCCCTATGTGACGGATGTGGGAAATGTTGTCTGGTTAAACTAGAAGACCCAGACACCTTCGAGGTAGCTTATACGGCGTGCTCATGTAGTCTCTTGGATATCGAAAAGGTTCAGTGTCAAAAGTACGAGAATCGTTTTGAAGCCGTTCCAGAGTGCTTAAAAATTACTCCTGAAAATATTGAAAAGTTAGACTATCTACCTTCAAGCTGTGCTTACCGATTAGTGGCAAAAGGTGAGGATCTACCTGAGTGGCATCACTTAATCAGTGGTGAACTTGGTTTAGTGCATAGTCTTGGTAAGTCTGTAGCAGATTGGTGTGTTCCAATTGATCAGGTCGATGAAGATGATCTTGTCGATATGATCATTGAAATCGAAGATTAG
- a CDS encoding HU family DNA-binding protein, with protein MTKADLIAAIEKQANLTHKQAESIINICFDSMIKSLYNDERIEIRGFGSFANRNYKAYEGRNPKTGKVVKVPPKKVPFFKVGKELREMVDAGKDKYVIREA; from the coding sequence ATGACTAAAGCAGATCTTATTGCTGCGATTGAAAAGCAGGCCAACCTTACTCATAAGCAAGCAGAGTCAATTATCAATATTTGCTTCGATTCAATGATTAAGTCTTTATACAATGACGAGAGAATTGAAATCAGAGGGTTTGGATCATTTGCCAATAGAAATTATAAGGCCTACGAGGGAAGAAACCCTAAGACTGGTAAAGTTGTTAAAGTTCCACCTAAGAAGGTTCCTTTCTTTAAAGTTGGTAAAGAACTTAGAGAAATGGTTGACGCTGGAAAAGATAAGTACGTAATTAGAGAAGCATAG
- a CDS encoding N-acetylmuramoyl-L-alanine amidase family protein has translation MKFYLIALFTILFTTSSMAQSILIDPGHGGEDCGARGKIWIKKTLKVICEKDIALSIAKIIHKRLSKNYSTYLTRSLDRTVTLEERAELADKIKADIFISIHINASTSKSSHGLETFYLDNHDNAAVKKVEEVENKNTKGEQVIINKILADLVIDRTAPSSRKMAKLVHHEISTKISKKYKITDRGVKPAIFYVMALSKRPSILLEVGFMTNPRELKKMITKRFQSDYANAVASGIEKYFQKKKSPPLL, from the coding sequence ATGAAGTTTTATTTAATAGCGCTATTTACTATTCTTTTTACGACTTCCTCCATGGCCCAATCAATTCTTATAGATCCTGGCCACGGAGGAGAGGATTGCGGCGCTAGGGGTAAGATCTGGATCAAGAAGACACTTAAAGTTATTTGCGAAAAAGATATTGCCCTATCAATTGCTAAAATTATCCATAAAAGACTTTCAAAGAATTATTCGACTTATCTTACAAGAAGTCTCGATAGAACTGTGACCCTAGAAGAGAGAGCTGAACTTGCCGATAAAATCAAGGCCGATATCTTTATCTCTATTCACATAAATGCATCGACCTCAAAATCCTCCCATGGACTTGAAACTTTCTATTTAGACAATCACGATAACGCAGCTGTAAAGAAAGTAGAGGAAGTTGAGAATAAGAATACAAAAGGTGAGCAAGTCATAATCAATAAAATTTTGGCCGACTTAGTTATCGATCGCACCGCACCTAGTTCCAGAAAAATGGCAAAGCTAGTTCACCATGAAATTAGCACCAAGATCTCCAAGAAGTATAAAATAACAGATAGAGGCGTAAAGCCGGCCATCTTCTACGTTATGGCCCTAAGTAAAAGACCCTCTATTCTTCTTGAAGTTGGTTTTATGACAAATCCTAGAGAGCTAAAAAAGATGATCACTAAGAGATTTCAAAGTGATTATGCCAACGCAGTTGCTAGTGGTATCGAGAAGTACTTCCAAAAAAAGAAGTCTCCTCCTCTACTCTAA
- a CDS encoding sensor histidine kinase, whose protein sequence is MEVSNATLVAYIDTFKQHNLDPKILIGGTDLTYEEIVNPKGKITWDNFQVITNNTFQIVGEEKALQSLKSTGVDNKELSPLAKIVAATVSAETIYWFFCNFVGKLFYKNLKFHYQKIRKGHIQITVKLNNGERCFDNFIKAYASAFEGFTQIIGLKPAHSVIDFNKVNPVINLYFKNSIKVWNPISFIGRLVNSITNTTKLLSEIEDRRHEQILLNQELELLNKNLDESNKLNETLIRAIMHDLNNPMAIIQFKAEKLKDNIESFTTKDSDILNRAVSNMNGVISDLKKFHLAKTILCEDNFDVYDATIEARVHFEEVLREKNIQLEITKDESRYFLIKGNKTTFTNSIVSNLISNAIKFSFEGSLISINISKQNELIHFSIKDSGTGMNPTSINNFFERELSESQEGTNGEVGLGVGLTQVTFFTKQMQGQLDVNSIQYTDDKVNHGTEFKITFPTDNHSVTLH, encoded by the coding sequence ATGGAAGTTTCAAACGCTACACTAGTGGCCTATATTGATACATTCAAACAACATAACTTAGATCCAAAGATATTAATTGGCGGTACAGATCTAACTTATGAGGAGATAGTTAATCCCAAAGGTAAGATTACATGGGATAACTTTCAAGTTATAACTAATAATACCTTTCAAATTGTAGGTGAAGAAAAGGCCCTTCAGAGCTTAAAGAGTACTGGCGTTGATAATAAAGAGCTCTCACCTTTAGCAAAGATTGTTGCTGCAACAGTAAGTGCTGAAACCATCTATTGGTTCTTTTGTAATTTTGTTGGAAAATTATTCTATAAGAACTTAAAATTTCACTATCAAAAAATAAGAAAAGGTCATATTCAAATCACTGTTAAATTAAATAATGGTGAGCGCTGTTTTGATAACTTTATTAAGGCCTACGCCAGTGCGTTTGAAGGATTTACACAAATCATAGGTCTCAAACCAGCTCATAGTGTCATCGACTTTAATAAGGTCAATCCAGTTATTAATCTCTACTTTAAAAATAGTATTAAGGTCTGGAACCCTATCTCCTTCATAGGAAGACTTGTTAATTCAATTACAAATACAACAAAACTTCTAAGTGAAATTGAAGATAGAAGACATGAGCAAATATTACTTAACCAAGAGCTCGAATTATTAAATAAGAATCTTGATGAATCTAATAAACTCAATGAAACACTTATTAGAGCAATCATGCATGATCTAAATAACCCTATGGCCATTATACAATTTAAGGCTGAGAAATTAAAAGATAACATTGAATCATTTACGACTAAAGATAGTGATATCTTAAATAGGGCCGTTTCCAATATGAATGGTGTCATCTCAGATCTTAAGAAATTCCATCTCGCAAAAACAATCCTCTGCGAGGATAACTTTGATGTTTACGATGCCACAATTGAGGCAAGAGTACATTTTGAAGAGGTGCTCAGAGAAAAGAATATTCAATTAGAAATAACGAAAGACGAATCTAGATATTTTCTTATAAAAGGAAATAAAACAACATTCACAAATTCAATTGTTTCAAATCTAATTTCAAATGCCATCAAGTTCAGCTTTGAAGGAAGTCTTATCTCAATAAATATTTCTAAGCAAAACGAACTCATACATTTCTCTATCAAAGATAGTGGAACAGGAATGAATCCTACGAGTATTAATAACTTCTTTGAAAGAGAGCTTAGCGAAAGCCAAGAAGGGACGAACGGAGAAGTGGGTTTAGGAGTAGGACTCACTCAGGTAACTTTTTTTACTAAACAAATGCAGGGTCAATTAGATGTCAACTCCATACAGTATACTGACGATAAAGTTAATCATGGCACTGAATTTAAAATTACTTTCCCTACAGATAATCATTCAGTTACTCTTCACTAG
- a CDS encoding M48 family metalloprotease has protein sequence MDKSIENQLHRDLQQVNSTDSGRRAFLIALPMLLASCASGSKHRMREGDNTGQETSLSFNDERAMTKEYLPQMEKEYPMLKNTYAQDYIRELGNKITSSSSLEGRPYNYHFRVVEAKMVNAFALPAGEVFVTAPLIKMASSEAELAGVIGHEIGHIKARHTAERIETQNRDKTKNLLFGIGGAILGGAAGYGLGKALCKKNDRECIQRIALYGGAAGAGGALLIQKFAFMANSREDEMEADRIGFNTSLAAGYDPNHIGKFYEKLLQMEKQYQKSSNPITKTFADALSTHPPSEQRVQQMREMSQNVSGRRGIINTKSFNKVKSLV, from the coding sequence ATGGATAAAAGTATTGAGAATCAACTACATAGAGATTTACAACAAGTTAATTCTACGGATAGTGGAAGAAGGGCATTTTTAATTGCGCTTCCGATGTTGTTAGCTTCTTGCGCTAGTGGAAGTAAGCATCGTATGCGCGAAGGTGATAATACTGGTCAAGAGACTTCACTAAGTTTCAATGATGAAAGAGCAATGACCAAAGAGTATTTACCGCAAATGGAAAAAGAGTATCCAATGCTTAAAAATACATACGCTCAAGACTATATCCGTGAGCTAGGAAATAAAATTACTAGCTCTAGCTCTCTTGAAGGTAGGCCATATAATTATCACTTTAGAGTTGTCGAAGCGAAAATGGTTAATGCCTTTGCTCTTCCTGCAGGAGAGGTCTTTGTGACTGCTCCATTAATTAAAATGGCAAGTAGTGAAGCAGAGCTTGCAGGAGTTATAGGCCATGAGATAGGCCATATCAAGGCAAGGCATACCGCTGAGAGAATTGAAACTCAAAATAGAGATAAGACTAAGAATCTTCTCTTTGGAATCGGTGGAGCGATCCTAGGAGGAGCAGCAGGTTATGGGCTAGGTAAGGCGCTCTGTAAGAAAAATGATAGAGAGTGTATACAGAGGATTGCTCTCTATGGTGGGGCTGCCGGTGCTGGAGGAGCTCTTCTAATTCAAAAGTTTGCTTTTATGGCCAACTCTAGAGAAGATGAAATGGAAGCCGATAGAATTGGTTTTAATACATCTCTAGCTGCTGGCTATGATCCAAATCATATTGGGAAATTCTATGAGAAACTCCTTCAGATGGAGAAGCAATACCAAAAGAGCTCTAACCCGATAACAAAGACATTTGCAGATGCACTAAGCACTCACCCTCCTAGTGAGCAAAGAGTGCAACAAATGCGTGAGATGAGCCAGAACGTCTCAGGTAGGAGAGGAATCATTAATACTAAGAGTTTTAATAAAGTTAAAAGCCTAGTTTAG